GCCGCTTTCCCGCGCCTCATGCTGCTGTTCGTCTGGGTGGCGCGGCCGGCCCTGGTCGACGCCGCGTTCGACACCTGGATCATCCCGTTGCTCGGCGTCATGCTGCTGCCGTTCGCGACGCTCACGTACGTGCTCCTCTACTACCCGACGAACGGCCTGTCCGGCGGGGCGTGGGCCTGGGTGGTCTTCGCCGCGTTCCTCGACGTGCTGCACTGGGTGGCCGGCACGGTCCGCCGCCAGCGCACCGTCTACGGCTGGCGGCCCTACTAGCCCCGGACGCACACAGGCCCCCACCGGACGGCGGGGGCCTGCGGTGCCGGTCAGCTCTCTCGCATCCCGGCTTCCCTGGCCTCGCGCTTGCCGTACACGCAGAGCGTCCAGATGATGAAGATGTCGAGTGCGATGATCAGCATCGCCCAGAAGGGGTAGTAGGGGATGAAGAAGAAGTTCGCCACCGCGCTCAGCACGGCCGCGGCGATCCCCACGATGCGGGCCCAGAGCTGGGCGACCATGACGCCCCAGCCCGCGACGCCGACAGCGACGCCGAGCACCAGGTGGATCCAGCCCCAGGCGGTCACGTCGATGACGTAGACGTAGTTGCGGGTGGGCACGTAGAACTCGTTGGCGATGATGGCCGCGATGCCCTCGAGTGCCTGGAAGAACCCCACGGTGATCATCATGATGGCGGCGAACAGGGCCGCTCCCGCGACCCAGCTCTGCCTGGTCGAATAGCTCTTGCCTGTCATGCCTGTCATCTGTCGCCTCCTTGCCCGAACGACTTTTGCTGGTGCTGGGCGGCCAGGGCCGCACCGGTCGCCACGAAGTCGGCCGGGTGGATCCAGGCGTCGGTGACCGCTGTGCCGCCCGCCTCGCCGATGGCCGTCCGCAGCGGGATCGCCCAGCGGTGCTCCAGCAGGGCGATGGCGGCGGCCGAGCCGGCCGGCACGGCGTCGGCGATGGCCCAGCGCTCCTCGTCGTCGAAGAGCCCGTCGCCGATGATCGCGGCACCGGCCTCGGCGCCCTTCTCCACGCCCTTGTCACCCTCGGCGCCGAACCCCACCAGGGACCCGACGACCGCGCCGAACCTGTGCCGCTCCTCCTCCGACAGATCACTCATCTCCAGCGTGGTGAGCGCATTGTGCTCGTTCTTGCGCACCACCAGCATGTCGATCAGCCGGACGATGTCGTGCTCCCGTAGCCGGTGCAACTCGGTGAGGACCCCGCCCGTGAAGTGCGGATCCTTGAACACCACGACCAGCAACTGCAGGGGGCCGAATTCCACCTCCGGGCACCTCCTCGTCTGCTCGTTCGCCCGCCCGACGTCAGCCGGACAGGACCTGCTGCTTGGCGGTCCGGTACTCCTCCTCGCTGATGGCGCCCTGGTCGAGCAGCGCCTTCAGCCGTTCCAGCTGGTCGGCCATGCCGCCGCCGCTCTGCGGCGGGCCGGACGGCTCGTACGGGTCCTGGTCGTACTCGCCCGTCTCCTGGTGGCGTTTGCCTGCCTGGTAGGCCAGCACACCCGCGCCGGCCAGCATCGCCGCGTTGCGCAGCGGCCGCCTGCGTCTGTAGAGCAAGCCCATCGCTCTCCCGCCCTTCCCCGGTACGGCTTACTTGCCTTCTCCGTGCAGCGCCTCCTGCAGCGCCTGCTCGGTCTCGCGCGACAGGGAGGACTTCAGCACGGTGCCGCCGTACTTGCTGAGCGCGGCCACGGCCTTGTCCGGGGTCACCTTCTCCACCACCAGGAACAGCGCGGACGTGCCGGGCTGCAACATGTCGCGCACCTGCTGCTGGAAGGCCCGGTCGATGCCGGACTTCTCCACCTTGCCCATCACCGCGCCGAGACCGGCTCCCAGGGCCATGCCGAGGAACGGCACGAAGAACAGCATGCCGAACAGCAGCCCCCAGAACATGCCCCAGGTCGCGCCGCTGGCCACCGGCTGGTGGTGGGTGCTGACGTGCAGCTTGCCCTCGGCGTCGCGGGAGATCACCGCCACGGCGTCGGGCTGGATGATCAGCTCGCTGGTGAGCCGCTGAACCTCGCGTTCGGCCTCGTAGGCCGTCGACTCGTCCGGGTAGCCGATCGCGATCAGGTCCGCCATCGCACACTCCTTCCTGTCTGTTCTCCTCAGCACCCAGCAGACGCTCACCGGGGGGCCCGCATCATCACCCGCACAGGGTGAGCGGGCGCGTGTTCACCCTCGGGGGGTGATGAACGGCCGCTCCGCCGGGGGCACGTTGGGCTGCGGACGGTGACCTTGGGAGGTGCTCGCATGAACGCGGAGAGGCAACGGCTGGAGCAGTCGGCTGCGCCCGACGCCCCGTGGCGCCGGTGGGGCCCCTATCTCAGCGAACGCCAGTGGGGCACGGTCCGCGAGGACTACGGCTCCGGCGAGGCGTGGGACTACCTCCCGCACGACCACGCCCGCTCCCGCGCCTACCGCTGGGGCGAGGACGGCCTCGGCGGCATCAGCGACGACCGGCAGCGGCTGTGCCTGTCGGTGGCCCTGTGGAACGGCAGGGACCCGATCCTGAAGGAGCGGCCGTTCGGGCTGACCAACGGCGAGGGCAACCACGGCGAGGACGTCAAGGAGTACTACTACTACCTCGACAACACCCCCACGCACTCCTACATGAAGTTCCTGTACAAGTACCCGCAGGCCGAGTTCCCCTACGCCGACCTGGTGACCGTCAACGGCGCCCGGGACCGGCAGGCGTTCGAGTACGAGCTGCTCGACACGGGCGTCTTCGACGACGGCCGCTACTTCGACGTCTTCGTCGAGTACGCCAAGGCGGCGCCCGAGGACGTGCTGGTCCAGGTCACCGTGGCCAACCGCGGCCCGGAGCAGGCCGAGGTCCACGTGCTGCCGACGGTGTGGTTCCGCAAGACCTGGTCCTGGCCGGGTGGCACCGCCAAGCCCGCCCTGCGCGCGACCGGCGACTCCATCGTCCGGGCCGAGCACGAGGAGCTGGGCACGTACCACGTCTACTTCCAGCAGGGCGCGCCGCTGCTGTTCACCGAGAACGAGACGAACAACGAGCGGGTGTTCGGCAGTCCCAGCACCACGCCGTACGTCAAGGACGGCATCGGCCGGCACGTCGTCGAGGGCGCCGAGAACGCCGTCAACCCCGCCAGGACCGGCACGAAGGCGGCGGCGCACCACGTGCTGAGCGTCCCGGCGGGCGGCACGGCGACCGTGCGGCTCCGGATGACCGCGGGCGAGGTCGCCGACCCGCTCGGCGCGGCCTTCGACGAGCTCTTCGAGCTGCGGCGGGCCGAGGCCGACGGCTTCTACGCCGAGCTCACCCCGGCAGGCTCCAGCGCCGATGAGGCGGCGGTGCTCCGCCAGGCCCTCGCCGGGCTGCTGTGGAGCAAGCAGTACTACTGCTACGACGTGGACGGCTGGCTGCGGGCGCACGGGCAGGACCCGTGGACCCCGTCGGACCGGCGCAACCACGGCTGGTTCGGGATGGACGCCCACGACATCATCGTCATGCCGGACAAGTGGGAGTACCCCTGGTTCGCGGCCTGGGACCTGGCCTTCCACGCGGTCGCGCTGGCCGTCGTGGACCTCGACCTGGCCAAGCACCAGGTGGAGCTGCTGCTGGACGACAGGTACCTGCACCTCAGCGGCCAGATGCCGGCCTACGAGTGGAACTTCAGCGACGTCAACCCGCCCGTGCACGCCTGGGCGGCGCGCTTCATCTACCTGCTGGAGACGCAGCTCCGCGGCCAGGGCGACCTGGACTTCCTGCAGCGGGTGTTCCAGAAGCTGCTGCTGAACTTCGCCTGGTGGCTCAACCGCAAGGACCCCGAGGGCCGCAACGTGTACGAGGGCGGCTTCCTCGGCCTGGACAACATCGGCGTGTTCGACCGCAGCGCGCCGCTGCCCACCGGCGGCTCCCTGGACCAGGCCGACGGCACCGCCTGGATGGCCTTCTACGCCCAGAACATGTTGCAGCTCGCCGTGGAGCTGACCGGTCGCGACCCCGCCTACGAGGACCTCGCGGTCAAGTTCGCCGGGCACTTCCTGTGGATCGCCGCCGCCACCGACCGGGTGGGCGACGTCAAGGACGAGATGTGGGACGAGGCCGACGGCTTCTTCTACGACGTCCTGCGGCTGCCCGACGGCTCGGGCTCGCGGCTGCGGGTGCGCTCGCTGGTCGGGCTGCTGCCCCTGTGCGCCTCCACGGTCTTCCCGCCGCTCGCCCCCGAGGGCGAGGAGGGCCCGCTGGCCGCGAAGATCCGCCGCTTCGCCGAGCGGCATCCGTGGCTGCGCGGCGGCATGTCGGCCGCAGACCGGCAGGGCGTGGCGGGGCGGCGGCTGCTGTCGCTGCTCGACGAGGGCAAGCTGCGCCGGGTGCTGGCCCGCATGCTCGACGAGGAGGAGTTCCTGAGCCCGTACGGCATCCGTTCCCTGTCGCGCCACCACCTCGACCACCCCTACGAGTTCTGGGCGGCCGGGCAGTCCTACCAGGTCCGCTACGTGCCGGCCGAGTCCGACAGCGGCATGTTCGGCGGCAACTCCAACTGGCGGGGGCCGGTCTGGGTGCCGATGAACGCGCTGATCATCCGGGCGCTGCTGAACCTGTACGTCTTCTACGGCGACGACTTCACCGTGGAGTGCCCCACCGGATCCGGCAACCGGATGACGCTGTTCGAGGTGGGCAAGGAGCTCGCCGCCCGGCTCACCCGCATCTTCCTGCCCGACGAGGACGGCCGCCGCCCGCTGTACGGCGGGCTGCGGATCTACCAGGAGGACCCCCACTGGCGGGACCTGCTGCAGTTCCACGAGTACTTTCACGGGGACGACGGGGCGGGGCTCGGCGCCGCGCACCAGACCGGATGGACGGCCGACATCGCCGTCTTCATGATCTTTTTCGGCAACCTCTCCGCCGCCGACCTGCTGGCCGGGCACCGAACCAAGGAGCCGGGACGATGAGGAAGCAACGCGCACCGATCATCTACGAGGTCAACACCCGGGTGTGGCTCAGCGACGTGGGGCTCCGCTACGGCTGCCCGGCCCGCCTCCAGGACGTGCCGAAGGAGGCGTGGGACGAGCTGAGCCCGCCGGGGGTCGACACGATCTGGCTGATGGGCGTCTGGCAGCGCAGCCCCGAGGGCCGCGCCATCGCGCTGGCCGACCCGGAGCTGCGCAGGGGCTTCGCCGAGGCGCTGCCGGGCGTCACCGACGGCGACATCGCCGGCTCGCCGTACTGCGTGCGCGACTACGTCGCCGACGAGGGCGTGGGCGGCCCGGAGGGGCTGGTGGCGGCGCGGGCGGAGCTCAACCGGCGCGAGCTGGCCCTGCTGCTCGACTACGTCCCCAACCACGTGGCCCCCGACCACCCCTGGGTGGCCGCGCACCCCGAGTACTTCGTCCGGGGCGGCGCCGAGGACCTGGGCCGTGACCCCGCCGCCTTCCTCGAACGCGGTGGCCACGTCTACGCCAGGGGCCGGGACCCGTTCTTCCCGCCGTGGCCGGACGTCGTCCAGCTCAACGCCTTCTCCCAGGGCCTGCGCACCTCCACCGTGGACACCCTGGCCCGCATCGGCGAGTACTGCGACGGGGTGCGCTGCGACATGGCGATGCTGATGACCAACCAGGTGTTCGACAGGACCTGGGGCGCGCGGGCCGGCAGGGCGCCGGCCAAGGACTTCTGGCCGTCCGTCCTCGACCGGGTCAGGAAGCGGCACCCGGGGATGACGTTCGTGGCCGAGGCGTACTGGGACATGGAGTGGACGCTGCAGCAGCAGGGCTTCGACTACTGCTACGACAAGCGCCTGTACGACCGGCTGCTGGGCGGCGACGCCGGCTCCGTGCGGGCGCACCTGACCGCCGGGCTGTCCTACCAGCAGGGCCTGGTGCGGTTCCTGGAGAACCACGACGAGCCCAGAGCCGCCGCGACCATGCACCCGGCCAAGGCGCGGGCGGCGGCGACGATGATCGCGACCCTGCCCGGCGCGGTGCTGTGGCACGAGGGCCAGTTCGAGGGCCGGCGGGTCCGGGTGCCGGTCTTCCTCGCCCGCCGTCCCGACGAGCCCGCGGCCGAGGGCCTGCGCGCCTTCCACGAACGGCTCATCGCCGCCGTGGCCTCCTCCGGCATGCGTGACGGCGCGTGGCGCCTGCTCGACTGCCACGGCTGGCCCGACAACGGGTCCTGCGCCGGCATGCTGGCCTGGAGCTGGGCCGGGGCGGACGCGCGGCACCTCGTCGTGATCAATCTCCAGGACCGCCCCGCGCAGGCGCGCCTGCCGCTGCCCTGGCCCGGCCTGCGGGAGCGGCAGTGGATCCTGCGCGACCTGCTCACCGGCGCCGTCCACGAGCGGGCCGGGACCCCGATGCACACCGAGGGCCTGTACGTCGAGCTCGACGGCTGGGCGACGCACGTCTTCACGGTAGAGCCCGCCGCCCCCTGACCACCGATCCCACGAAGGGCGAACGACGATGGCTTACTCGATGTACGACGGAGAATCGCAGCTCGCGCCCTCCTCTCCCCCTCCCCCCGTGATCGACCTGCGCCGGCTCTGGGGCGGCGGCCTGGCCACCGCCATGGTCGCCGCGCTGGTGGCGTGGGTGGCCGTGCTCATCGCGCGGGCCGTCTTCAACGCCGAGCTGCTGACCCCGGAGAGCAGGGGGCTGACCCGCGCGTCCGGCACGACCCTGTACGTCATCTCCGCCGGCGCGGGAGCGCTCATCGCCACGCTGATCCTGCAGCTCATGGTCGCGCTCACACCGCGGCCACTGGCCTACTTCGGCTGGATCATCGGGCTGATCACGGTGGCCTGCTCCGTCCTGCCCTTCACCGTGGAGGCACCCCTGCTCGACCAGCTCCTCACGGGCTTCGCCAACCTCGCCGTCGGGCTCGTCATCGTGACGCTGCTGCCCAAGGTCGGCTACCACACGATCCGGCCGGGCGAGCCCGCTCCACCGCCCCTGCAGTGACGGCACCGGCGGGCAGGAACAGCGGCGTCACCGCCGCCGCGTCACTGCCCGCCGAACCATCCGCGGCGCCGCTCGTCCCAGCGCCGGTCCTGGCGCGCCTCGCCCTTCCGCTCGTCCTCCTCCAGCTCGGCCACGATCCTGGCCCAGCGGACGGGGTTCACCCAGACACCGGCGTCGTGCGCGCCCGTGGGGGGCGGCGGGGAGTGGCGCTTGCGCCACATGCGCCGGGCCGTCCGCGACAGCCACCAGACAACAGTGCCCAGGACGATGAGTTGGAGGAGTAGCTCCATGGTGCCTCCCTGCTTCGTGCCCGCCGGGAACGCTCGGCCGTGCCGTCGATGGCCGCAGTATCCGGCCCGTCGCAACCAGCCCGAATCACCCGCTACGGATGAAACCGCGACAGATGGGCGGTCGGCTTCACCCTCACGAGGTGATGTGTCCCCGGCTCCGCCGCGCGAGGCTGACCGGCAGGGGAGGTGGGCTCATGACTGAGGACCACGCGCCGATCCCGGCGACCGCCAAGGACAACTGGGCCCTGGGGATCGCCGCCTTCGCCGGGTGCGTGATGGTGATGATCGCGATCTTCCAGGTCGTCACCGGGATCGCCGCGCTCGTGAACGGTGAGACCTATCTGATGACCGAGCACCGGCTCCTGCTCGCCGATCCGGCGACGTGGGGCTGGGTGCATCTGGTGCTGGGAGTCCTGGTCGGGCTCGCCGCCTTCGGGATCTTCGCCGGGGTGGGCCCGGCCCGCGCCGCCGGGATCCTGCTCGCGGCGATCGGCGCGCTCGCGAACTTCCTCGACCTGCCCGTGCGGCCGCTGTGGTCGGCGGCGCTGATCGCCCTGTACGTCACGGTCATCTGGGCCCTGTCCGTCTACACGCGCCCGTACCGCGCGGACGGCTGACCCCGCCCCACCGGCACTCAAGGCGAGCGCCCGGCCCGCCGGATCACCACCGGCGGGCCGGGCGACATGCTGAGCAGGGTCGTCAGCAGGGGTCGTCAGCGGGGCGGACCGTCACCGGCGGCGACGGCTCACTCTCCTGGCCGTGCGCCGCCCGGTGCGCCGGGCCACCCTTCGAGCTCCGAACATGTCCCTACCTCCCGTCACTCGACTGCTCCAGGGCCGCCAGCCGCTCGGCCTCCTCCGCCGTGTGCAGCCCCAGCGCGATGAGGTCGAAGGGGCTGATGAAACCGTCGCTGATGCGGAAGCCGCCCGCCCGCAGCACGGCGTCCCGCAGCGGGACCGCCCAGTGGTGCTCCAGCAGGAGGAGCGCGGCCGCGCTGTCGTTGGGGATCTCCTCCAGGACGTCCCAGACCTCCTCGTCGGAGGGCATCACGTGCAGGCCCGATTCCTGGACGGTCTGGGCGCCGGCCACCGCGCCCGCCTCGATGCCCTCCTCACCCTCGATGCCGAGCCCGATGAGGGCTCCGATCTTGGTGCCGAACTCGATCGCCTCTTCCTCCGTGAGGTTGCTGAGGTGCTCGATCTCGACCTCGCCCGCCTTGTCCTTGTAGACGGCGAGCGCGTCGATCACGCGCACGGTGTCGCTCTTCCGCAGCCGCTCCAGCTCGGCGATGATCTCGCCGTGGAACTGGGGATGGTTGAACCCCAGCACGATGAGCTGGACGGGTCCGATCGCCATGTCCGCCCTCCTCTGCTTGTCGTCGGTGCGGTCAGCGTGCCGAGGACGGGGCGGGACGGTCATCACCCGTCGAGGATGACTTGGCGGCGCGCGGGTGGCGTGCCGCGGCGGACCAGCTCCGTGAGCACCGCGATGATGCCGCAGGCGCCGGCGCTCGCGCCGATGATCAACGGCCAGAACGGCAGGTCCAGCGGGGCGGTGGCGAACAGCCGGTTGAACACGGGCACGTAGACCAGGGCCGGCTGGAGCGCGACCATGGCCAGCAGCGCGACGACGGCCCGCCGGTCGTACGGGCCGGCGCGCACGCCGCCGGGGGTGAGGAAGAGCGCGGCCGAGGAGCGGGCGAGCACCACCAGGCTGGTGGACGTCAGCGCCACCGTCTGCGCCTCGGCGGGCCCGGCGTCCTGCGTCAGCGCCCAGGCGGACACGGCGCACGCCTGAACGGCCAGCACGGCCGCGACCAGGAGCGTCTCGACCATGCGGACGGGGGCCAGCGGCGGCCTGACCCGTCCCGGCAGCGGGCGGAACGCCGGCTCGCGCGTGCGCAGCTCGGCGTTGAGCGCGATCATCAGGCCCATCGTGGTGGCGAGGTACAGCCAGAGCAGGTGAACGGGCTCGACCGGCGGGTCCAGGCCGAGCAGCACGGCGAGCACCAGGAGGAAGGCCAGCACGCGGGACACGAGCGCGCAGCCGGTGTAGCGCGCGGCGCTCTCCAGGGCGGCGCGGCCCTCGGCGATGCCCGCCGCCGCCGCCGCGAACGTGCCGCCGGGCAGGACCACGTCGGCGCCCTCGTCGCTGAGGCAGGTGCCGACCCCGACGTCGGCCTGCCCGCGCCCCGCTCCCGCCGCCTGGCCGTCGATCACGGCCACCACGTGGTGGTGGCTGCGCAGCACCTGCACCAGCCGGCGCTCCTCCTCGGGCCGCAGGCGTGCGAACACGGTGGCCCGGTCCAGCGACACCGGCCCGCCGAAGCGGTGGTCGGCCAGCTGCGCGCCGCTCAGCGCCTCTTGCGACAGCCCGACCCAGGCCGCGCTGGACCGGGCCGTGACGGCGTCGTCACCGGTGATGATCTTCACCCGCACCCCGGCGGCCTCGCAGCCCCGCACGGCCTCCAGCGCCCCGGTGAGCACCGGGTTGTGCATGGCCTGCAACCCCAGGAACGTCAGGGGCGGGAGGGAACGCTCCGTCAGCTCCGCCTGGCCTGGACCGGCCGGGGCGGAGGCGAAGGCCAGCACGCGCAGCCCGCGGCGGGTCAGCCACCGCGCGGTGTCCAGGATCTCGCGCCGGTCCAGCTCGCCGGCCTGGCCGTCGGCGCCGAGCCGGTCCGCGCACAGGTACAGGACGCGCTCGACGGCGCCCTTGGCGTACACCATCGCGGGTTCGTCGCCGACCGGCTCGTGCAGGGTCGCCATGAACAGCTGCTCCGGCGTGTGGGGCAGCGTGGCGACGCGCGGCGAGACCTTCTCCAGGCCCAGCTTGCAGGCGCTGGCCAGCAGCGCGCGCTCCGTGGGATCGCCCACGGCGGACGCGACGCCCTCCCGCTCCACGACTCGCGCGTCGTTGCAGCTCAGCCCGGCCTGGAGGCAGGCGTCCAGCGCCAGGTTCTCGCCCGGCCCCACCACCACCCCGGCCAGCGTGATCTCACCCTGGTCGCACCCGGCTCCCGTCACCTCGTAGCCGCGCCCGCCCGCGACCACCGTGGTGACGTAGGCCCGGTCCAGCGTGAGCAGGCCGGCCCTGCGGGTGCAGACGACCGTGGTCGCGCCCAGCTTCTCCACGGCGGCGGGCCGGCGCACCAGCGTCCGGCCGTGCGCCATGCGCACGGCCCCCGTGGCCAGCGCGGCCGCCACGATGGACGGCAGCTCCCAGGGCACGCACACGATCATGAGCACGGCGACGGCGGTACGCACGGCGGACGTCTCCAGCCCGAACACCGTCCCCGCGGCGATCAGGGCGCCCGCGGCCACCAGCATGACCAGCGCCGTCAGGAGCCGGAAGCGGGTGATCGCCCTGGTCAGCGGAGTGATCACGGGAGGCACCCCGAGGGGGGCGATCGTGGCCGCGACCCGCCTGTCCAGGGCCCAGATGTGCACGACCGCCATGGTGACGACGGTCAGCATCGCCGCGCCGGCCCACAGGTCCTCCGACCAGGCCGCGAGCAGGCCGGCGGCGATGACCACGTACACCGGTGGCGAGCACAGGGCCCGTTGCGCGCGTAGTCCCATCAGCAGGAAGGGGCCGGAGCCCGCTTCCCTGGACATTCTGAAGGCGAACATGACCCCCCTCCGGGACGTCCGTCCTGGCTCCCTCATGGTTGCCCAGGAAAGCGGCGCTGTGGAGCCCGCGCGCAGATCTTTTCCGCCACCTCGGTCTCTCCCTCAGGCGTCCTCACCCTTACTGCGGCGCTCAGTGCGGCACCGGCGCCGCCGTGACACCCCGGCCGGCCGGCTCCTGCCCGTCCGCGCCCGCCGGGACCTCCTCGCCCGGCGGCGCGCCACGCGCCAGGAGGGTGACGAGCACCTCGTACGCCACCAGCAGCAGGGCGACCACGAGCAGCGAGAACCACGACGACAGGATCAGCGCGACGACGGCCGCCACGACGATCCCGCCCACCCGCAGCACGTCGAGGTGGCGTCCGGTCCACGTCCGCAGCCGCACGTTCGTCCCGGCGGAACGCAGCGCCCCCCAGCCGTCGCGCAGGCCCTTCGCCCCGTTGCGCCGCAGCCAGACCGGGACGCGGCCCGGCCCCGCCAGGTAACACGCAACCGCGATCACGATGCCCGCCCACAGCAGCCAGGTCCCCCAGGTACGCAGCTCGGTGAAGATGTCGTGGACCGCCACGGACACCCCCTGCCGGTAGACGCCGTCGGGCACGAGGCCGAGGAGCTGGTCGCGCACCGCCCGCAGCCCGCTGGTCAGGACCACCGCGGAGATGGACAGCCACAGCCCCCACTGCAGCAGCGTGCGCCGGCGGTACGGGGAGATCCACAGGGCCAGGCCGAGGGCGAGCAGGGAGCCGGCGATCAGCAGCACCACCGTGCGCTTGAAGGTCAGCATCGCCTCCTGCAGCTGTCCCAGCATCGGCCGGTCGTACATGGTGATCTGCGCGAAGTCCGCGGGCAGGGTCACGCCGACGGCGGTCTGGATGCGCTCGCGCAGACCGGGCGGGATGGCCCCGGAGGTGAGGACAGGCAGGTCGAGTCGCTTGCCGAAGATGGTCGGCAGCCGCTGCTCGATGGTGATCAGGAGGTTGTTCACCACGGGCAGCAGGTTGAGCGTCACCGTGCTGCCCGACACGGAGACCGTCTGGCTGCGGCCCTCCAGGATGGCCAGGATCTGCGCGTGCGCGAACCGGTTGGCGTTGGTCCACAACTCGCGGAACTGCTCGGTGCCCATGAACCTGGTCACCAGGTCCTTGGTGTAGCCGTGGACGGCGCCGGTCACCGGGCCCGCCAGGAACGTCGCCCGCGGCGGCAGCACCTCCGCGAGCCGCTGCTCCACGTTCAGCGCGGTGAAGACCTGGTCGGTGAGGTAGGTCGCCATCGCGTTGGTCACCTCGGGGTGCTCCGGCAGGCTCTGCACCGTCGCCACCCAGCGCTCGGTGTCCAGCGTGGTGCGCGCTCCCCACAGGCCGATGGCCGAGCACACCACGCCGAACCCCGCCACGGCGACCAGGACGGCGGCGATGATCCGGCGGGCGAGGTGCGCGCGCCGGTGCCGCCGCGTGCGGTCCTCCAGCCGGCCGCGCAGCTCGGCCACCTCGGCACGCAGGCGCTCCAGCTCGTCGGTCTCCGGCGGCTCGCTCACCTGGGCGGGAGGACCCGAGGGTGGCGCAGCGGAGTCGAGGTGTGCTTCTTCGCCGGGCATCGCGACCTCCCCAACCGGTGTACAGGGCCTGGGCAGGATGCTGACCGCGTTGAGGCCGCCCGCCTTCACATCTTCCGGGTGACCCCCGCGCGGTCACAGGAGCCTGAGATGGCGGACGAGCTGGACCGCCTCCGCGCGGGAGGTGACCCCGAGCTTGCGGTAGATGGATCGGGTGTGGGTCTTGACGGTGTTGGGTGAGACGAAGAGCTGCAGGCCGATCTCGCGGATGGACAGGTTCTCCAGCAGCAGCCGCAGGACGGCCTGCTCGCGGACGGTCAGGAGGTCGGTCAGCGCGGTGCCCTGGGCGGGGTCGGCG
The nucleotide sequence above comes from Nonomuraea gerenzanensis. Encoded proteins:
- a CDS encoding DUF7144 family membrane protein, which codes for MTGMTGKSYSTRQSWVAGAALFAAIMMITVGFFQALEGIAAIIANEFYVPTRNYVYVIDVTAWGWIHLVLGVAVGVAGWGVMVAQLWARIVGIAAAVLSAVANFFFIPYYPFWAMLIIALDIFIIWTLCVYGKREAREAGMRES
- a CDS encoding SHOCT domain-containing protein gives rise to the protein MGLLYRRRRPLRNAAMLAGAGVLAYQAGKRHQETGEYDQDPYEPSGPPQSGGGMADQLERLKALLDQGAISEEEYRTAKQQVLSG
- a CDS encoding DUF1269 domain-containing protein, translated to MADLIAIGYPDESTAYEAEREVQRLTSELIIQPDAVAVISRDAEGKLHVSTHHQPVASGATWGMFWGLLFGMLFFVPFLGMALGAGLGAVMGKVEKSGIDRAFQQQVRDMLQPGTSALFLVVEKVTPDKAVAALSKYGGTVLKSSLSRETEQALQEALHGEGK
- a CDS encoding MGH1-like glycoside hydrolase domain-containing protein → MNAERQRLEQSAAPDAPWRRWGPYLSERQWGTVREDYGSGEAWDYLPHDHARSRAYRWGEDGLGGISDDRQRLCLSVALWNGRDPILKERPFGLTNGEGNHGEDVKEYYYYLDNTPTHSYMKFLYKYPQAEFPYADLVTVNGARDRQAFEYELLDTGVFDDGRYFDVFVEYAKAAPEDVLVQVTVANRGPEQAEVHVLPTVWFRKTWSWPGGTAKPALRATGDSIVRAEHEELGTYHVYFQQGAPLLFTENETNNERVFGSPSTTPYVKDGIGRHVVEGAENAVNPARTGTKAAAHHVLSVPAGGTATVRLRMTAGEVADPLGAAFDELFELRRAEADGFYAELTPAGSSADEAAVLRQALAGLLWSKQYYCYDVDGWLRAHGQDPWTPSDRRNHGWFGMDAHDIIVMPDKWEYPWFAAWDLAFHAVALAVVDLDLAKHQVELLLDDRYLHLSGQMPAYEWNFSDVNPPVHAWAARFIYLLETQLRGQGDLDFLQRVFQKLLLNFAWWLNRKDPEGRNVYEGGFLGLDNIGVFDRSAPLPTGGSLDQADGTAWMAFYAQNMLQLAVELTGRDPAYEDLAVKFAGHFLWIAAATDRVGDVKDEMWDEADGFFYDVLRLPDGSGSRLRVRSLVGLLPLCASTVFPPLAPEGEEGPLAAKIRRFAERHPWLRGGMSAADRQGVAGRRLLSLLDEGKLRRVLARMLDEEEFLSPYGIRSLSRHHLDHPYEFWAAGQSYQVRYVPAESDSGMFGGNSNWRGPVWVPMNALIIRALLNLYVFYGDDFTVECPTGSGNRMTLFEVGKELAARLTRIFLPDEDGRRPLYGGLRIYQEDPHWRDLLQFHEYFHGDDGAGLGAAHQTGWTADIAVFMIFFGNLSAADLLAGHRTKEPGR
- a CDS encoding alpha-amylase family protein, with product MRKQRAPIIYEVNTRVWLSDVGLRYGCPARLQDVPKEAWDELSPPGVDTIWLMGVWQRSPEGRAIALADPELRRGFAEALPGVTDGDIAGSPYCVRDYVADEGVGGPEGLVAARAELNRRELALLLDYVPNHVAPDHPWVAAHPEYFVRGGAEDLGRDPAAFLERGGHVYARGRDPFFPPWPDVVQLNAFSQGLRTSTVDTLARIGEYCDGVRCDMAMLMTNQVFDRTWGARAGRAPAKDFWPSVLDRVRKRHPGMTFVAEAYWDMEWTLQQQGFDYCYDKRLYDRLLGGDAGSVRAHLTAGLSYQQGLVRFLENHDEPRAAATMHPAKARAAATMIATLPGAVLWHEGQFEGRRVRVPVFLARRPDEPAAEGLRAFHERLIAAVASSGMRDGAWRLLDCHGWPDNGSCAGMLAWSWAGADARHLVVINLQDRPAQARLPLPWPGLRERQWILRDLLTGAVHERAGTPMHTEGLYVELDGWATHVFTVEPAAP
- a CDS encoding DUF6069 family protein; this encodes MYDGESQLAPSSPPPPVIDLRRLWGGGLATAMVAALVAWVAVLIARAVFNAELLTPESRGLTRASGTTLYVISAGAGALIATLILQLMVALTPRPLAYFGWIIGLITVACSVLPFTVEAPLLDQLLTGFANLAVGLVIVTLLPKVGYHTIRPGEPAPPPLQ
- a CDS encoding DUF7144 family membrane protein; the protein is MTEDHAPIPATAKDNWALGIAAFAGCVMVMIAIFQVVTGIAALVNGETYLMTEHRLLLADPATWGWVHLVLGVLVGLAAFGIFAGVGPARAAGILLAAIGALANFLDLPVRPLWSAALIALYVTVIWALSVYTRPYRADG
- a CDS encoding cation transporting ATPase C-terminal domain-containing protein, with product MFAFRMSREAGSGPFLLMGLRAQRALCSPPVYVVIAAGLLAAWSEDLWAGAAMLTVVTMAVVHIWALDRRVAATIAPLGVPPVITPLTRAITRFRLLTALVMLVAAGALIAAGTVFGLETSAVRTAVAVLMIVCVPWELPSIVAAALATGAVRMAHGRTLVRRPAAVEKLGATTVVCTRRAGLLTLDRAYVTTVVAGGRGYEVTGAGCDQGEITLAGVVVGPGENLALDACLQAGLSCNDARVVEREGVASAVGDPTERALLASACKLGLEKVSPRVATLPHTPEQLFMATLHEPVGDEPAMVYAKGAVERVLYLCADRLGADGQAGELDRREILDTARWLTRRGLRVLAFASAPAGPGQAELTERSLPPLTFLGLQAMHNPVLTGALEAVRGCEAAGVRVKIITGDDAVTARSSAAWVGLSQEALSGAQLADHRFGGPVSLDRATVFARLRPEEERRLVQVLRSHHHVVAVIDGQAAGAGRGQADVGVGTCLSDEGADVVLPGGTFAAAAAGIAEGRAALESAARYTGCALVSRVLAFLLVLAVLLGLDPPVEPVHLLWLYLATTMGLMIALNAELRTREPAFRPLPGRVRPPLAPVRMVETLLVAAVLAVQACAVSAWALTQDAGPAEAQTVALTSTSLVVLARSSAALFLTPGGVRAGPYDRRAVVALLAMVALQPALVYVPVFNRLFATAPLDLPFWPLIIGASAGACGIIAVLTELVRRGTPPARRQVILDG